CACTATCTTAGAATATGTTGCTAAAGTTTCAGCGTTGCAAGCTTATTTCAGAACGTTGCCTCAATCATACTAACGCCCACAACTGTCACTGCTACAGTTTTGGAAAAGGTTTTGATTTTATCATTTGTCTTGCACATTGTATCGATGTGCCAAAAATATGATGAGGCCAAACATATACAATGGTCATATCCAATAgtcagaaattaataaaaacaaacaagttttttaaaaataccgcACATGCAATTAGTGCGCATAGTGACATCTGCAGTCGCTAAAAGAGACCCAAGTGTTAAAAGCTTACTCGACTAGAAGCTATAAATGGCGATTAATTCCTCTAAGGGAATACCCTCGATGTCCTTATGAAGGCAGTGGAGTAGCACAGAAAGGTAAACAGTACCTACGACTGATTTATTGAGATTTGTGGAAAAAGTACTACAGCCACACTGAAAACTCAACTCTGCTGTTAAACAGCTGAAGACAAGTAGACAGGCAGACAAACTCTAAAAATGAACGGAAAGTATGTAGTTAGCGCCATCCGAGCTCTCCGGTTGACCAATTTCAGCCAGTGCAAAGGAGCCGCTAGCAGTTTCACTGTGCGCCACTATGGTAAGCCGCGATAGCCAGAATAAAAACGTGTGTTGCCATTTCATAACATCCCGCGATCGGCGGTTCTTCTCCTGCAGCCTCTCCTCCCAAGCGATTCTACAAGAAGACTTCCGTACTGAGCGGCGACAGCGGCTATGAAGTGGTGTTGGATCACCGGAAACTGAAAACGCCCAAGGGCACACCCTTCATCGTCCGCAGCGAACCCCTGGCCATTGCTGTAGCCACTGAGTTCGACGCTCAGAAGGAAAACATCGAGCGTTCCCGCATGCACTTATCCGCGCTCTGCTTCACGGCCATTGACAATCCCAATCACCTCTCCAAGTTGGACATGGTCAACTACCTTCTCAACTTCATCGCCACAGACACGGTGCTCTTCCAGTACGATGTGAGTGAATCAACTGAGAATTAGAGTGCACATTCCACAGACATATATCTTTTGCAGGACGAAAAGGACCTGCAGGACCTTCAGGTGAATGAATGGGACCCGGTGATCGCCTGGTTCAACCAGCGCTACGACACAAACCTGCAGAAGACCATGAACATAACGCCGCCTCAGGTCAGCGAGCAGGATAAAATGAATGTCGCAAAGCATTTTCAGTCCTACAGTTTGGAAACTCTGCATGGTAATGCAGACCATAAGTCTGGAGTTCAACgtctattaaatatattttcctcCAGGCTTCATTTTCGCTGTGGACACCTTAAAGTCGATTGTCCTTGCCTGCGCCGTCATCGAGCAGATGCTTACCGTGGAGAAGGCTGTGGCCCTGGCGCGTCTAGAGGAAGAATACCAACTTAAGTTCTGGGGTCGCGTGGAGTGGGCACATGATTTAAGCCAACAGGAGTTGCAAGCACGCCTGGCGGCTGCCGTGCTCTTCGTACACCTTAACTGTTCGGAAAACCTTGTTAAGCAAAAGATaattctttaaaattaaaatacctGTTCAACATACATATGAGCTGACTACCACAGGGTTATGGTAGCACGTATGTAGGTCTCCTAGGACCTAGGACATAATAATAGATGTATATAAATCGTGCCTAGTTTGAAACTTATCAAGGTCAGGTCAtcctccctttttttttagctcttaccggtttttttttgttgtaataATACGGTTTATATTATCATTTTTTCATACTTTCTTTAAGCACGAAAGTAACATACTCTTTTGACGTCTCTTATAACACAACTGAATTTTAGTTCTGATTTTAATTAGTAAGCCACAAGGATTCTGGTACAGCAATACGTGGAGGCAGTGAACATAAGGAAGTACATTAAGTTTTTTGGAACTACACATGTACAAATGTGTAGGATATatgtaacatttttaaatttgaatgagATTACTaaattttagaaatatttaGTTTGTTTAATCCTAATTTAaggttcggtttttttgcaCCTTGACATAGAACCCTATTTTTGGAACCCATTGGCAAAACATGgacatttatttatcttaCTTAAGAAAAAATTAAGTGCTAGTGTAATAGGCGCTTAGAGGAAGtctcaaaaaacaaaaataattaagcaaTTTTTTTTCGTAGGTGTGGTATATTCTGATAAATACTTGCTTGGTATTTTAAAATAGTTACGGTACAGTCCTACTGTACACTGCGGTCACACTGGTTCGGACGTGGGTGGCGCATCATCGGTGGTATTCTGTTGCTAATTAATCAAGTGCAAAACTACATTTTTCGCCAGTAAATCCGAGGAAAGCTAAGTTTGCAAGAAAACAAACGAAAGCAAAGGCAGTTGATAATATTACTGGCGCGTTTGGTAAGCAGCGTCGTTCGAGTGCGTGATTGTTCCAATGTTTGTGCTGGTGTGCGTTTGTGAGTGCCTTttcactaaaaaaaaatgtaaaaaaaagtgttgCCAAAGCAGTGAGGCATACATTTTCCCAGTCGCTTTGTTTCAAACGAACGAGATTTGCAAAATGCGATTTATAGACCAGAAAACAAATCTGTATCGTTGCGCTGGGGATATTTATCATTTGAACCATCCCTTTTCACTGTTCTCGGTAGAGGGGATGTGAAAAAACCAGCGACTACATCAACAAAAGCGTGTGTGTGAATATAACAATCTCGTTGTTCCCTAGTTTAGTTGCTAAGAAGCATTTTAATAATTGTGAAATCCCAGTACCGAGGACGACAACAAATGTAGATTTTTTCAAAGCACAAACAACTGCAGCACGACGTTCGTCGCCCTTCGGGAGCGGTTGTATTGGTGTTCCGTGCTGTTGTGTTTGTGCTACCACCTTGTTCGATTTTAAtgtgttgtttctgtttttcacATCAAAGCTCCGTATTTCGTGCGGAAAGTGTAAATGGcgtgttttaaatattatttcggATGTGTCTCCGCTATATAATCAGCTGTTTGCAACGTTAGCGTTGACGCCCACATTTGAGCCCACTGTGTGCAGAATTCAACTAAAAGGTAAGTCCGATTGAGATAATTGTATTGTAAGCAAACACCAAACAGTCACACTTTTTACTATTTATATACATGGCTTACAGTGTTACCTCCTTAAACCGAATTTCATGTGTGTACACATTTACACGTATACGCATTGACTTCTTTtgttctttgtttttattcccTGTCAGAGAGTATATTGATTTTAGGTGGACATTTGCgaccatataaaatatatatattcctgataaagaatatttaatatatctTCTTTTTCGGTATACACCAGTGTTTGACAGTATATAATTTCGGTTTTAAACAGAAATCTGGATGAAGCTGTTCTATCTTTAATATCAAATTACGGAAAGGGTATATAAGCTCCGGTTTGTTGAAGCTACtattcttaattttaattttaagttggTCTATGCTAATTGTGTTTTATCCTGatttgtttttatcttttactgttttttttttgtacattttgggAAGCTGAAACAATTTctgattaatttttaaaaaagcgCGCCCTATAGGTAAATTTTACTGTGTAATTTAGTCGAATGATATTGGGCAGATTGGGCATGCAGATTGCAGTGACGTCGGCGGAGCTTAAGAATGTTTATGACTTCGTCTTCTAAAATGTTAATGTTTTTGAAAAAGGCTCTTAGAGAATACAATTGATTTTCttgccaattaaaaaatataattctgTCATAATCGTGGACGTCTGATATAGAATCTGCGAAAGGTCACGCTTTTAACTTTGCGTCAATATTTGGTCACCCACCGTTGGTTTGGCATATAAATTGCCGGGCTTTGGAATTTCAGTTTCGCAATGAAGTGTAAGGtgtgaaaaatgtttgcaataatcaaatcaaatcagcACCAATGAGGTTAAACGGGGGAGGGCAACCCTGAATTGCTCGTTCAGATCTGACTTCGTCTGCTTCTGTAATGAGGATGTGCTCAATTAGATTCAAATCCATGTGGGTTCATAACGAGAAACAGGGAAAGTTCTACGGTTTCGGCTTTTTAGTGCTTTACTAACTAGAAAAATGGAATGGGTGTGCCCTTTAAAATATAACTAAAGAATACAGAACATAATTGGGGCTGTCAATGCCTTTTGTATCACCTTGCTTATTTatagtttgtatattttatacatatatcaattTAAGCGGTTTTTGAATAATAATAGGGTATATTGATTTAAGCCAGAACTTTGTGCCGCAGTGAAGTATATAGAGATTTTACCAGATTCACTCGATTtgttaaaaagtatgtaaaagGTTTTGAGTCCTTCCTAATGAACTCCTCGATCTCGGGAACTATAAAGGCTAGAAGTTGATATTAAGCATGCAGATTacagagacatagacgcagcccAAGTatgttttaaatgtttcaTTTTAATATAGTATTTCCTGATCTGTATCGTAAGACAACAAAATTATGAAACTTTGCGTTCGTAttcccactagctgagtaacgggtatctgttAGTCTGGGAATTCGACTTTAGCATTCACTTTTGTTATACCccttactctacgagtaatatgctctacgagtaacggtaTGTAATAGGTACGAATATGTAATAGGCAGAATGAGGCGTTTCCGATCatgtaaagtatatatattcttgatcaggatcaatagccgagtcgatttGGCCGTCTGTCCGtgtgaacgtcgagatctcaggaactgtaaaagctagaaggttaaGACTCAGCGTATAGATTGTAGAAACAAAGAcgcacaaaccgcacaaaactgccacgcccacacttttagaAAATgagttgatattttttcatatttttattggttttgtaaatttctatcgatttgcaaaaaaaactttttgccacgcccaaaaACCGCATTTACTGCTTgcttttttataattttataatataataataaaaattatatataatataatataatatatataatgtaatataatagataatataaataatataatataatatttataatataatataatatttataatataatataatatatataatataatataatataatatatataatataatataatataatatatataatataatataatatataatatatatatcataatgTTCATTATGAACTATTTATACcagttactcgtagagtaaaaggttTTACTAGGTTCTTTGAAAAGCATGTAGGtagaagaaagcgtttccggtagtttaa
The sequence above is a segment of the Drosophila melanogaster chromosome 2L genome. Coding sequences within it:
- the l(2)k14505 gene encoding lethal (2) k14505, isoform B, with the protein product MNGKYVVSAIRALRLTNFSQCKGAASSFTVRHYASPPKRFYKKTSVLSGDSGYEVVLDHRKLKTPKGTPFIVRSEPLAIAVATEFDAQKENIERSRMHLSALCFTAIDNPNHLSKLDMVNYLLNFIATDTVLFQYDDEKDLQDLQVNEWDPVIAWFNQRYDTNLQKTMNITPPQVSEQDKMNVAKHFQSYSLETLHGFIFAVDTLKSIVLACAVIEQMLTVEKAVALARLEEEYQLKFWGRVEWAHDLSQQELQARLAAAVLFVHLNCSENLVKQKIIL